A genomic segment from Daphnia carinata strain CSIRO-1 chromosome 1, CSIRO_AGI_Dcar_HiC_V3, whole genome shotgun sequence encodes:
- the LOC130694917 gene encoding mitochondrial basic amino acids transporter-like — MALDFLAGCVGGCAGVAVGYPLDTVKVRLQTQDAKHPTYRGTFHCLQTIVQQESVRGLFKGMSSPMASVAVINAMIFGVYGNVQRRLSEPESLRSHALAGSVAGLVQSFVCSPMELVKTRIQIQEQVCTNGVQLYKGPLDCVRQIWHGEGIRGIFRGLNITIAREIPAFGLYFASYEAMTRRKDSSKPLGTFHMMMAGGAAGIVSWLFTYPIDFLKSRLQVDGLVGQRIYKGIGDCIMKTYQNEGFHGFFRGMPTTLIRSFPVNAVTFSVVTWILRCFEPSPESSSVTYQDASSLQVPESLVNTTSFAHDYHHVTNRMPQNEWLAEWKPLMPMLTLGHVSLAFPSRNYAVHCGCNDWLGDAVSSLVHLSQVHNISAAANCRPSSTNAASTVVDKRAGPLDNCRCREAEEEKKRQPIHITGDSSYASAAAAAVAVCSAVCCPTVDELA; from the exons ATGGCGCTCGATTTTTTGGCTGGCTGCGTTGGAG GTTGTGCTGGAGTTGCCGTTGGGTACCCACTGGACACTGTCAAG GTCCGATTGCAGACGCAAGATGCAAAGCATCCTACCTATCGTGGAACATTTCACTGCCTGCAGACCATCGTGCAGCAAGAATCG GTGCGGGGCTTGTTCAAAGGAATGTCATCACCGATGGCCAGCGTCGCCGTGATCAACGCCATGATTTTTGGCGTTTACGGCAACGTTCAGCGTCGACTCAGCGAACCGGAATCGCTGCGTTCCCACGCTTTGGCCGGATCCGTGGCCGGACTAGTTCAGAGCTTCGTTTGCAGCCCGATGGAACTGGTCAAGACCCGCATCCAAATCCAAGAACAAGTCTGCACCAACGGTGTCCAACTGTACAA GGGGCCACTGGACTGCGTCCGTCAGATATGGCACGGCGAAGGGATTCGAGGCATTTTCCGCGGATTAAACATCACCATCGCCCGAGAGATCCCTGCGTTTGGTCTCTACTTTGCCAGCTACGAGGCCATGACTCGCCGTAAAGATTCAAGCAAGCCCCTCGGCACCTTTCACATGATGATGGCAGGCGGGGCAGCCGGAATTGTTTCTTGGCTCTTCACTTATCCCATCGATTTTCTCAAGTCTCGTCTGCAG GTTGACGGTCTAGTTGGGCAACGTATTTACAAGGGCATTGGCGATTGCATCATGAAGACTTATCAGAACGAAGGCTTTCACGGATTCTTTCGCGGCATGCCGACGACGCTGATTCGCTCATTCCCCGTCAACGCCGTCACTTTTTCGGTGGTGACGTGGATTTTGCGCTGTTTCGAGCCGTCGCCTGAGAGTAGCAGCGTCACCTACCAGGATGCCTCTTCACTGCAAGTGCCGGAATCGCTGGTCAATACGACGTCCTTCGCTCACGATTACCATCACGTGACGAATCGAATGCCTCAGAACGAGTGGCTGGCCGAGTGGAAGCCACTAATGCCGATGCTAACGTTGGGCCATGTCAGTTTGGCTTTTCCGAGCCGCAACTATGCGGTTCATTGCGGCTGTAACGATTGGCTCGGTGATGCGGTGAGTTCGCTCGTCCACTTGAGCCAAGTGCACAACATTAGCGCCGCTGCCAACTGTCGGCCATCATCGACCAATGCGGCTAGTACGGTGGTTGATAAACGGGCTGGCCCGTTGGACAACTGTCGCTGCCGGGAAgcggaagaagagaagaagcGTCAGCCAATCCACATAACCGGTGATTCGTCGTACGCGTCGGCTGCGGCGGCTGCAGTGGCTGTCTGTTCGGCTGTTTGTTGTCCAACTGTGGATGAATTGGCTTAG
- the LOC130694779 gene encoding LOW QUALITY PROTEIN: uncharacterized protein LOC130694779 (The sequence of the model RefSeq protein was modified relative to this genomic sequence to represent the inferred CDS: inserted 1 base in 1 codon) encodes MSKVLGKIGEKKGKNLGGQNSSRLPPALSIPQVFITSEDDSTPPPIHKEGFPINMMPQGQGYTKDEDAASTAPLLDSGATTPLCEEPTVPYVNMGTFLASSQKLKNEISSEEICLSSFDADKDLETCSKESECDNQLNLPDYPFVKWPWKYIRIFSTLVAVLAILACFSSSATLIAHLPRRCDPSTEWWQGKXFYEIFPASFNDADGDGVGDLRGITMKLDYLQKQLHVDALRLSSICEANNYPEHYLDIINASKVDPHLGDVNELHVLLTDLEKRNMSLIIDIPVDRIPGVIGSSKVADRQHVLVENVLRFWLLQGVHGFYLKGLDTFVHQPDLWKCVAQWKTLVDNFSSRFSKRRVLVVSSDFIHQYSLQHPLHVRNVLNQVDLLDHNLNLERPARLEEQIREGLTWDSDVDKPWIMWNVGTVGKSRIATSLEESNGCVFPLGVLMLALCLPGSASVLYGDELGLQNTANSSILELESTSVMQWDSQCVDSSQESFGKLSEIRKDALPLHINAILKYDNAVVESRSHNYAFKMLPNNTVVIERFYPRRHRYLLILNLGIRNVTHDLSKTYFGGFALVSSTGRKHGYVKLNELNLSPGEGLLLLLDK; translated from the exons ATGTCTAAAGTATTAGGGAAAATAGgggagaaaaagggaaaaaatcttgGTGGTCAAAACTCAAGCAGGCTACCACCAGCATTATCTATTCCTCAAGTATTCATCACAAGTGAAGATGATTCAACTCCACCACCGATTCATAAGGAAGGTTTTCCAATTAATATGATGCCACAAGGCCAAGGATATACTAAAGATGAAGATGCTGCTTCAACTGCCCCGTTACTGGACTCTGGAGCCACCACTCCACTGTGTGAGGAACCAACAGTTCCCTATGTTAATATGGGAACTTTTCTTGCAA GTTCTCAAAAgctaaaaaatgaaattagttCTGAAGAAATCTGTCTTTCATCTTTTGATGCAGACAAAGACTTGGAAACATGTTCTAAGGAGTCGGAGTGTGACAATCAACTTAATCTTCCTgattatccatttgttaagtGGCCATGGAAGTACATCAGAATATTTTCAACCCTCGTCGCTGTTCTGGCGATTTTGGCCTGTTTTAGTTCCTCGGCAACATTAATTGCTCATTTGCCTCGACGATGTGATCCTTCCACTGAATGGTGGCAAGGAA TTTTCTACGAAATTTTTCCTGCCTCATTTAACGATGCCGACG GTGACGGTGTTGGAGATCTGCGTGGAATTACGATGAAACTAGATTATCTGCAAAAGCAATTACATGTTGATGCTTTGCGACTCAGTTCTATTTGCGAAGCTAACAACTATCCGGAACATTACTTGGATATTATCAACGCGTCAAAAGTTGACCCGCATCTGGGCGATGTCAATGAGCTTCACGTCTTATTAACGGAtctggaaaaaagaaacatgagTTTAATAATAGATATACCCGTCGACCGGATACCTGGAGTGATTGGAAGCTCCAAAGTTGCTGACAGACAACACGTTCTGGTGGAAAATGTATTGAGATTTTGGCTTCTTCAAGGCGTCCATGGATTTTACCTAAAA gGACTCGATACGTTCGTTCACCAACCGGATCTGTGGAAGTGCGTAGCCCAATGGAAAACACTGGTGGACAACTTTAGCAGTAGGTTTTCAAAACGAAGAGTCTTGGTGGTTTCTTCCGATTTCATCCATCAGTATTCGCTGCAACATCCACTGCACGTTCGTAATGTGTTGAATCAGGTCGATCTGCTCGATCATAACTTGAATCTTGAGAGGCCAGCAAGATTAGAAGAACAAATCCGGGAAGGACTAACTTGGGACAGCGACGTCGATAAACCTTGGATTATGTGGAACGTCGGTACGGTCGGAAAATCTAGAATAGCGACTTCTCTCGAGGAAAGCAATGGCTGTGTTTTCCCCCTTGGAGTTTTAATGCTTGCCCTCTGTCTACCTGGTTCAGCTTCGGTATTGTACGGTGATGAACTTGGCCTACAAAACACAGCCAACTCCTCCATATTAGAACTTGAAAGCACTTCAGTCATGCAATGGGACTCTCAATGTGTTGACAGTTCTCAAGAATCTTTTGGTAAACTTTCGGAGATTCGTAAAGACGCGCTTCCGTTACATATAAATGCAATACTCAAATATGACAATGCTGTCGTTGAATCTCGTTCGCACAACTATGCTTTCAAAATGCTACCCAACAACACGGTGGTAATTGAACGTTTTTATCCCCGAAGGCATCGCTACttgttaattttgaatctCGGTATAAGAAATGTAACTCATGATCTTTCGAAAACCTATTTTGGCGGATTTGCGTTGGTCAGTTCAACAGGTCGGAAGCATGGTTATGTAAAACTAAACGAACTAAATCTGTCACCTGGCGAAggccttttgttgttgttagaCAAGTGA
- the LOC130694633 gene encoding claspin-like isoform X2, translating to MNYQKSKQINCVIKTPSEVHHLHMNKNLTTLIHQVKKIQKKKLRRSRIKPLWLSEESDSSSNDNSSSCLSKKDNTQNRVSKKKLTSDSDGDSTNYHENLKKKSSQLSSEWCSGNESDASCEEDSGKNLNNISKSFINKNVKKKPNEEMQEIQRESQRMVRESSVCLPYHKPKQRSLIEFLNRKRLSVVGTVTPRPKDVDSVVQVLEDRVKEIEEFFKSESEESQSDNEIGDKFASLPRQRDQMHQHEQHECTPADPIQAPACSSEISDSTDQIPFETEKVKIAAVQGTADSEAVLPEEETETVRNTILQQDNSCLKNSIEKTLVPLKDDGLKSLHGCMLDVRADPCHDDPMSYKEKVENVKRLSIAKISKPTLLGRPGQVLDFDLDTTCTPDLKANVNDLIKRFVQQVTSTKKSPQKKDRQISIVHKVMNADGQIELKRDVLNVPVDSNSSERASVVRRQFLKDSLRQSISAKRAVDRIKKIENQQVQDEDFPLDDKLDSEPEEEILSDHSDTESEEEDGYNFERTKKRKKKKSTFVEEEAEDSDQDEEDSIGYEENDETKDTSTVPTSNQSNDQNNGFERPLNFEVEAKKLDSCLEQSTAILRSDMNPGLKGIGCSSSFEDLTPNLDMSDSSEEEDIIPKLKCSQNNETSNVEELLALCSGKFPDSFSGRDTQISSLTENADDDSDEEVKPFARIIPIADDDDEDGSISAHPKFVSENDADEPGTVPSFLEDDEKSMSKVKKRARVCLSDDEDENIDEDHSLVEEEEMHEEEREFRGLTEFFEDEAELSGSEIGSGDEREDEMDDWEEEEGDKEDIDENEVREQVGRAHMKTMLDQDQRDVRLFQELFLEDGDLHSDGGGRQRQFRWKQADGEDTEGDNARPKSQEDEEDEAADEQDDLTWRKIRSDREKWLQQQKSQQETNKEVPLLMSRKAKMVKINTASKTINQVAEGEPSTATANAKQSTYSKSNIVSTVRRGSFLRRSEKDLSELASLTKSVLPVQAPRVGSNFVFASITPERPVAEPKRKLKQDDSKCDSSKQNPVPAKKAKMSLSAKSIFSYF from the exons ATGAATTATCAGAAGAGCAAACAAATAAACTGTGTGATCAAAACTCCGTCAGAAGTACATCATCTTCACATGAACAAGAATTTGACAACGTTAATTCATCAG gtgaaaaaaattcaaaaaaaaaaattaagacgTTCAAGGATTAAGCCATTGTGGCTTTCAGAAGAAAGTGACAGTAGTAGTAATGACAACAGTTCATCTTGTTTGTCAAAGAAAGATAACACTCAGAATAgagtttcaaagaaaaagttaacTAGTGACTCGGATGGCGATAGCACAA ATTACCacgaaaatttgaagaaaaaaagttctCAACTAAGCTCAGAATGGTGTTCCGGAAACGAAAGTGATGCTAGTTGTGAAG AGGATTCGGGAAAGAATCTAAACAACATTTCCAAATCATTTATTAACAAGAATGTG aaaaagaaacccaatGAGGAAATGCAGGAAATACAAAGGGAGTCTCAGCGGATGGTACGGGAATCGTCTGTTTGTCTGCCCTACCACAAA CCAAAACAAAGAAGTCTTATCGAATTCCTCAATCGCAAAAGACTAAGCGTGGTTGGCACGGTTACACCGAGGCCTAAGGATGTGGATTCTGTTGT ACAAGTACTAGAAGATCGTgttaaagaaattgaagagTTTTTCAAATCTGAATCAGAGGAATCTCAGTCCGATAATGAAATTGGGGACAAATTTGCGAGCCTTCCTCGTCAAAGAGATCAAATGCATCAACACGAACAACATGAATGTACACCAGCCGATCCTATTCAGGCTCCCGCTTGCTCCAGCGAGATTTCCGACTCTACAGATCAAATTCCttttgaaactgaaaaagtCAAAATTGCAGCTGTGCAAGGTACTGCAGATTCCGAAGCAGTCTTGCCAGAGGAGGAAACAGAAACAGTTAGAAACACCATCCTTCAACAGGATAactcttgtttaaaaaattccataGAAAAAACTCTTGTCCCATTAAAAGACGATGGTCTCAAGAGCTTACATGGATGTATGTTGGATGTACGTGCTGATCCCTGTCACGACGATCCCATGTCTTACAAAGAGAAGGTGGAAAACGTTAAGCGGCTGTCAATAGCCAAAATAAGCAAACCTACGTTGCTTGGTCGACCCGGTCAAGTACTCGATTTCGATCTCGATACAACCTGTACGCCAGATCTAAAAGCCAATGTGAATGATCTGATAAAGCGGTTTGTCCAGCAAGTCACAAGTACTAAGAAATCACCGCAGAAGAAAGACCGCCAGATCAG CATCGTTCACAAAGTTATGAATGCGGATGGccaaattgaattaaaaaggGATGTACTAAACGTTCCTGTCGATAGTAATTCGTCGGAGCGCGCATCTGTAGTTCGTCGTCAATTTCTGAAAGACTCTTTGCGTCAATCTATATCAGCAAAACGGGCTGTTGatcgtataaaaaaaatagaaaatcaacAAGTTCAGGATGAAGATTTCCCGTTAG ATGATAAGCTTGACAGTGaaccagaagaagaaatattaTCAGATCATTCAGATACGGaatcagaagaagaagacggatATAACTTTGAGCgcactaaaaaaagaaagaaaaagaaaagtacatTTGTTGAGGAGGAGGCTGAAGACAGTGACCAAGACGAAGAAGATTCCATTGGCTACGAGGAAAACGACGAAACCAAAGATACATCAACAGTACCAACGTCTAACCAGTCTAACGATCAAAATAATGGCTTTGAACGTCCGCTCAACTTCGAAGTGGAGGCAAAAAAGCTCGACTCGTGTTTAGAGCAGAGTACAGCTATCCTAAGATCGGATATGAATCCTGGCTTGAAA GGAATCGGGTGTTCTAGTTCATTTGAGGATCTTACTCCAAACCTGGACATGAGTGATAGttctgaagaagaagatattATTCCGAAGTTAAAGTGTTCacaaaacaatgaaacttCAAACGTCGAAGAACTATTGGCCCTCTGCTCGGGAAAATTCCCTG ATTCATTTTCTGGAAGAGACACGCAAATAAGCAGTTTGACCGAAAATGCTGATGACGATTCTGATGAAGAAGTCAAGCCTTTCGCAAGAATAATTCCAATTGcagacgatgatgatgaagatggCTCTATTAGCGCTCACCCAAAGTTCGTTTCTGAAAATGACGCCGATGAACCTGGAACTGTGCCTTCTTTTTTGGAGGATGATGAAAAATCGATGTCAAAGGTGAAGAAAAGGGCCCGCGTTTGTCTGTCAGATGacgaagatgaaaatatcgatgAAGACCATTCGCTTgtcgaagaagaggaaatgcATGAAGAGGAACGAGAATTTAGAGGTTTGACTGAGTTCTTTGAAGACGAGGCCGAACTGTCCGGTTCCGAAATTGGGAGTGGTGACGAACGAGAAGACGAAATGGATGActgggaggaggaggaaggcGATAAGGAGGATATTGATGAAAACGAAGTTCGTGAGCAAGTTGGAAGAGCTCATATGAAGACAATGCTTGATCAAGATCAACGTGATGTACGACTTTTTCAAGAGCTTTTTCTCGAAGACGGTGATTTGCATTCTGATGGCGGTGGAAGGCAAAGACAATTTCGGTGGAAACAGGCCGATGGTGAAGACACCGAGGGAGACAATGCCCGTCCAAAAAGtcaagaagatgaagaagatgaagccGCCGACGAACAGGATGATCTCACGTGGAGAAAAATTCGCAGTGATAGAGAAAAATGGCTCCAGCAACAAAAGTCGCAACAG GAAACGAATAAAGAAGTGCCATTGCTTATGAGCCGGAAGGCTAAAATGGTAAAAATCAACACTGCTTCCAAAACCATTAATCAAGTTGCAGAAGGCGAACCCTCCACAGCGACTGCCAACGCCAAGCAATCAACATATTCTAAGTCGAACATTGTGTCCACT GTGAGACGCGGGTCTTTTTTACGCAGAAGTGAAAAGGATTTATCAGAACTGGCATCGTTAACAAAATCCGTGTTGCCGGTTCAGGCACCAAGAGTGGGTTCCAATTTTGTATTTGCATCGATTACTCCGGAGAGGCCAGTCGCCGAGCCAAAAAGGAAACTCAAACAAGAT GATTCTAAATGCGATTCGTCCAAGCAAAATCCAGTACCAGCTAAGAAAGCTAAAATGTCTCTGAGTGCAAAGAGTATTTTCTCCTACTTTTAA
- the LOC130694633 gene encoding claspin-like isoform X1, translating to MNYQKSKQINCVIKTPSEVHHLHMNKNLTTLIHQVKKIQKKKLRRSRIKPLWLSEESDSSSNDNSSSCLSKKDNTQNRVSKKKLTSDSDGDSTNYHENLKKKSSQLSSEWCSGNESDASCEGEDSGKNLNNISKSFINKNVKKKPNEEMQEIQRESQRMVRESSVCLPYHKPKQRSLIEFLNRKRLSVVGTVTPRPKDVDSVVQVLEDRVKEIEEFFKSESEESQSDNEIGDKFASLPRQRDQMHQHEQHECTPADPIQAPACSSEISDSTDQIPFETEKVKIAAVQGTADSEAVLPEEETETVRNTILQQDNSCLKNSIEKTLVPLKDDGLKSLHGCMLDVRADPCHDDPMSYKEKVENVKRLSIAKISKPTLLGRPGQVLDFDLDTTCTPDLKANVNDLIKRFVQQVTSTKKSPQKKDRQISIVHKVMNADGQIELKRDVLNVPVDSNSSERASVVRRQFLKDSLRQSISAKRAVDRIKKIENQQVQDEDFPLDDKLDSEPEEEILSDHSDTESEEEDGYNFERTKKRKKKKSTFVEEEAEDSDQDEEDSIGYEENDETKDTSTVPTSNQSNDQNNGFERPLNFEVEAKKLDSCLEQSTAILRSDMNPGLKGIGCSSSFEDLTPNLDMSDSSEEEDIIPKLKCSQNNETSNVEELLALCSGKFPDSFSGRDTQISSLTENADDDSDEEVKPFARIIPIADDDDEDGSISAHPKFVSENDADEPGTVPSFLEDDEKSMSKVKKRARVCLSDDEDENIDEDHSLVEEEEMHEEEREFRGLTEFFEDEAELSGSEIGSGDEREDEMDDWEEEEGDKEDIDENEVREQVGRAHMKTMLDQDQRDVRLFQELFLEDGDLHSDGGGRQRQFRWKQADGEDTEGDNARPKSQEDEEDEAADEQDDLTWRKIRSDREKWLQQQKSQQETNKEVPLLMSRKAKMVKINTASKTINQVAEGEPSTATANAKQSTYSKSNIVSTVRRGSFLRRSEKDLSELASLTKSVLPVQAPRVGSNFVFASITPERPVAEPKRKLKQDDSKCDSSKQNPVPAKKAKMSLSAKSIFSYF from the exons ATGAATTATCAGAAGAGCAAACAAATAAACTGTGTGATCAAAACTCCGTCAGAAGTACATCATCTTCACATGAACAAGAATTTGACAACGTTAATTCATCAG gtgaaaaaaattcaaaaaaaaaaattaagacgTTCAAGGATTAAGCCATTGTGGCTTTCAGAAGAAAGTGACAGTAGTAGTAATGACAACAGTTCATCTTGTTTGTCAAAGAAAGATAACACTCAGAATAgagtttcaaagaaaaagttaacTAGTGACTCGGATGGCGATAGCACAA ATTACCacgaaaatttgaagaaaaaaagttctCAACTAAGCTCAGAATGGTGTTCCGGAAACGAAAGTGATGCTAGTTGTGAAG GAGAGGATTCGGGAAAGAATCTAAACAACATTTCCAAATCATTTATTAACAAGAATGTG aaaaagaaacccaatGAGGAAATGCAGGAAATACAAAGGGAGTCTCAGCGGATGGTACGGGAATCGTCTGTTTGTCTGCCCTACCACAAA CCAAAACAAAGAAGTCTTATCGAATTCCTCAATCGCAAAAGACTAAGCGTGGTTGGCACGGTTACACCGAGGCCTAAGGATGTGGATTCTGTTGT ACAAGTACTAGAAGATCGTgttaaagaaattgaagagTTTTTCAAATCTGAATCAGAGGAATCTCAGTCCGATAATGAAATTGGGGACAAATTTGCGAGCCTTCCTCGTCAAAGAGATCAAATGCATCAACACGAACAACATGAATGTACACCAGCCGATCCTATTCAGGCTCCCGCTTGCTCCAGCGAGATTTCCGACTCTACAGATCAAATTCCttttgaaactgaaaaagtCAAAATTGCAGCTGTGCAAGGTACTGCAGATTCCGAAGCAGTCTTGCCAGAGGAGGAAACAGAAACAGTTAGAAACACCATCCTTCAACAGGATAactcttgtttaaaaaattccataGAAAAAACTCTTGTCCCATTAAAAGACGATGGTCTCAAGAGCTTACATGGATGTATGTTGGATGTACGTGCTGATCCCTGTCACGACGATCCCATGTCTTACAAAGAGAAGGTGGAAAACGTTAAGCGGCTGTCAATAGCCAAAATAAGCAAACCTACGTTGCTTGGTCGACCCGGTCAAGTACTCGATTTCGATCTCGATACAACCTGTACGCCAGATCTAAAAGCCAATGTGAATGATCTGATAAAGCGGTTTGTCCAGCAAGTCACAAGTACTAAGAAATCACCGCAGAAGAAAGACCGCCAGATCAG CATCGTTCACAAAGTTATGAATGCGGATGGccaaattgaattaaaaaggGATGTACTAAACGTTCCTGTCGATAGTAATTCGTCGGAGCGCGCATCTGTAGTTCGTCGTCAATTTCTGAAAGACTCTTTGCGTCAATCTATATCAGCAAAACGGGCTGTTGatcgtataaaaaaaatagaaaatcaacAAGTTCAGGATGAAGATTTCCCGTTAG ATGATAAGCTTGACAGTGaaccagaagaagaaatattaTCAGATCATTCAGATACGGaatcagaagaagaagacggatATAACTTTGAGCgcactaaaaaaagaaagaaaaagaaaagtacatTTGTTGAGGAGGAGGCTGAAGACAGTGACCAAGACGAAGAAGATTCCATTGGCTACGAGGAAAACGACGAAACCAAAGATACATCAACAGTACCAACGTCTAACCAGTCTAACGATCAAAATAATGGCTTTGAACGTCCGCTCAACTTCGAAGTGGAGGCAAAAAAGCTCGACTCGTGTTTAGAGCAGAGTACAGCTATCCTAAGATCGGATATGAATCCTGGCTTGAAA GGAATCGGGTGTTCTAGTTCATTTGAGGATCTTACTCCAAACCTGGACATGAGTGATAGttctgaagaagaagatattATTCCGAAGTTAAAGTGTTCacaaaacaatgaaacttCAAACGTCGAAGAACTATTGGCCCTCTGCTCGGGAAAATTCCCTG ATTCATTTTCTGGAAGAGACACGCAAATAAGCAGTTTGACCGAAAATGCTGATGACGATTCTGATGAAGAAGTCAAGCCTTTCGCAAGAATAATTCCAATTGcagacgatgatgatgaagatggCTCTATTAGCGCTCACCCAAAGTTCGTTTCTGAAAATGACGCCGATGAACCTGGAACTGTGCCTTCTTTTTTGGAGGATGATGAAAAATCGATGTCAAAGGTGAAGAAAAGGGCCCGCGTTTGTCTGTCAGATGacgaagatgaaaatatcgatgAAGACCATTCGCTTgtcgaagaagaggaaatgcATGAAGAGGAACGAGAATTTAGAGGTTTGACTGAGTTCTTTGAAGACGAGGCCGAACTGTCCGGTTCCGAAATTGGGAGTGGTGACGAACGAGAAGACGAAATGGATGActgggaggaggaggaaggcGATAAGGAGGATATTGATGAAAACGAAGTTCGTGAGCAAGTTGGAAGAGCTCATATGAAGACAATGCTTGATCAAGATCAACGTGATGTACGACTTTTTCAAGAGCTTTTTCTCGAAGACGGTGATTTGCATTCTGATGGCGGTGGAAGGCAAAGACAATTTCGGTGGAAACAGGCCGATGGTGAAGACACCGAGGGAGACAATGCCCGTCCAAAAAGtcaagaagatgaagaagatgaagccGCCGACGAACAGGATGATCTCACGTGGAGAAAAATTCGCAGTGATAGAGAAAAATGGCTCCAGCAACAAAAGTCGCAACAG GAAACGAATAAAGAAGTGCCATTGCTTATGAGCCGGAAGGCTAAAATGGTAAAAATCAACACTGCTTCCAAAACCATTAATCAAGTTGCAGAAGGCGAACCCTCCACAGCGACTGCCAACGCCAAGCAATCAACATATTCTAAGTCGAACATTGTGTCCACT GTGAGACGCGGGTCTTTTTTACGCAGAAGTGAAAAGGATTTATCAGAACTGGCATCGTTAACAAAATCCGTGTTGCCGGTTCAGGCACCAAGAGTGGGTTCCAATTTTGTATTTGCATCGATTACTCCGGAGAGGCCAGTCGCCGAGCCAAAAAGGAAACTCAAACAAGAT GATTCTAAATGCGATTCGTCCAAGCAAAATCCAGTACCAGCTAAGAAAGCTAAAATGTCTCTGAGTGCAAAGAGTATTTTCTCCTACTTTTAA
- the LOC130695087 gene encoding uncharacterized protein LOC130695087 has product MDDIDTYLDSVLKKDIKLRKFIQGTLENGPTSDSDEQDGENRKESLSFMPSTSSDLPATETDYGSSSVERAPAEMNQSCDPVDTSSFEVSVTDDDLPDLILHFAEPNDFERDCVSAHVKRLKREIEESAKRKEKRHEQPKQRQFTGKPVDAGNNVRRAMKPKPRRRQCKKPYGLVKKSNDA; this is encoded by the exons ATGGATGACATTGATACCTACCTTGACTCAGTTCTAAAAAAGGACATCAAACTCCGC AAATTCATTCAAGGTACTCTGGAAAATGGGCCTACTAGTGATAGTGATGAGCAAGATggtgaaaacagaaaagagagTTTATCGTTTATGCCTTCCACGAGTTCTGACCTACCTGCAACCGAAACTGATTATGGATCGTCATCAGTGGAACGTGCACCTGCCGAGATGAATCAGAGCTGTGATCCCGTTGACACGTCGTCGTTTGAAGTGAGCGTCACTGATGATGATCTGCCAGACTTGATCCTTCATTTCGCTGAACCTAACGATTTTGAAAG AGACTGCGTGTCAGCCCATGTCAAGCGCCTGAAACGAGAGATAGAAGAGTCTGCCAAACGCAAAGAGAAGCGGCATGAGCAACCAAAGCAACGCCAATTTACGGGGAAACCCGTCGACGCCGGCAACAACGTCCGAAGGGCAATGAAACCGAAACCTCGTCGACGTCAATGTAAAAAGCCATATGGTTTGGTAAAAAAATCCAACGACGCCTAA